In one window of Kosmotoga pacifica DNA:
- the yajC gene encoding preprotein translocase subunit YajC, whose protein sequence is MFPFLGFITYAPVTSEPAPAVPTSSVGGLSGIFIWLIIMVALFYFMIILPQRRREKQFKQMMSQLKVGDRVVTAGGILGKVTAIKDNTIRVRTGNGSEVDVTRRSITVILGKGESPEEVEVEKK, encoded by the coding sequence ATGTTTCCGTTTTTGGGATTTATAACCTACGCTCCAGTAACCTCTGAGCCAGCGCCGGCAGTCCCCACTTCCAGTGTCGGTGGGCTTTCCGGAATTTTCATCTGGCTTATCATAATGGTAGCCCTGTTCTATTTCATGATTATTCTTCCTCAGAGGAGAAGGGAAAAACAGTTCAAACAGATGATGTCCCAACTGAAGGTTGGGGACAGAGTTGTCACGGCCGGGGGCATTCTCGGTAAAGTTACGGCAATAAAAGATAATACAATAAGGGTAAGAACAGGCAATGGATCGGAAGTCGACGTTACAAGGCGTTCTATCACGGTCATTCTTGGCAAGGGTGAGAGTCCCGAAGAAGTCGAGGTAGAAAAGAAGTAA
- the secF gene encoding protein translocase subunit SecF — translation MRFNIDFVGKRRAFIFFSILLILISIVLFFVKGFNLGIDFTGGTEVSVLVPDLNFSVAQMRAELSSEDPIFGSARIIKQKPLTTENGQEEKARFSIVVNVESEVELTNIILKALSDKGVTSSDLLSVNRISGFAAQEIKGYAWTAIVIAVALILLYITIRFQFSFGVGAILALVHDLLITLGFYSLFGMEINAPVLAALLTLLGYSLNDTIVVYDRVRENLRKMGGKNIAVIVNKSINDVIVRSLNTSLTTFLAVLTLFIFSGEVLRPFAFGILVGVVVGTYSSLYIAAPVVIKWLERRAR, via the coding sequence ATGAGGTTTAACATAGACTTTGTTGGTAAACGACGAGCTTTCATATTTTTTTCTATTCTGCTCATCCTCATTTCCATCGTTCTCTTCTTTGTTAAGGGGTTTAACCTTGGCATTGATTTTACTGGTGGTACCGAAGTCAGTGTTCTCGTTCCTGATTTGAACTTCAGTGTTGCACAAATGAGAGCCGAACTCTCCTCTGAAGATCCGATCTTCGGGTCCGCCAGAATTATAAAGCAAAAACCTCTTACAACTGAAAACGGGCAGGAAGAAAAAGCACGTTTCTCAATCGTCGTAAACGTGGAAAGTGAAGTAGAACTCACGAACATAATACTTAAAGCTCTTTCGGATAAGGGTGTGACTTCTTCCGATTTGCTCTCAGTCAACAGAATATCAGGGTTTGCTGCCCAGGAAATAAAGGGTTATGCTTGGACAGCTATCGTGATAGCAGTTGCACTTATATTACTCTATATAACGATCAGATTCCAATTCTCCTTCGGTGTTGGGGCAATTCTCGCGCTGGTGCATGACTTGCTCATCACACTGGGCTTTTATAGTCTCTTTGGTATGGAGATAAACGCTCCGGTTTTAGCAGCACTATTGACCCTGCTGGGTTATTCGCTGAATGATACCATAGTGGTTTATGACAGAGTGAGAGAAAACCTAAGGAAAATGGGTGGTAAGAATATTGCTGTGATCGTTAACAAGAGCATCAACGATGTTATCGTCAGGTCATTAAATACTTCTTTGACAACATTCCTGGCTGTATTGACGTTGTTCATTTTCTCAGGCGAGGTGCTTAGACCATTCGCATTTGGTATTCTTGTGGGTGTAGTAGTCGGAACCTATTCGTCACTATATATTGCCGCCCCTGTCGTGATCAAGTGGCTCGAAAGAAGAGCGCGATAA
- the frr gene encoding ribosome recycling factor produces MKNSMLKEAESKMEKSVEKIVEEFSHMRTGRPSPSLLEEIKVDYYGVPTPVNQLATINVSEDRSLVIKPWEKNLLSVIEKAILASNLGLTPLNDGNVIRLNFPVPTTEQREKWVKMAKEIAEKGKIAIRNIRRDFIKEAKELQKEGEITEDDLKRFEEDIQKLTNKYVEEMDHQFEKKKKEIMEF; encoded by the coding sequence ATGAAAAATTCCATGTTAAAAGAAGCCGAAAGCAAAATGGAAAAGAGTGTTGAAAAGATAGTGGAAGAATTCAGTCACATGAGAACGGGTAGACCTTCTCCTTCTTTGCTTGAAGAAATCAAGGTAGATTACTACGGTGTTCCCACACCCGTAAATCAGCTTGCTACGATAAACGTTTCTGAAGACCGTTCCCTCGTGATCAAACCGTGGGAAAAGAACCTGCTTTCCGTCATCGAAAAGGCAATACTGGCTTCTAACCTTGGGCTTACACCTCTCAATGATGGTAACGTCATCAGACTCAACTTTCCCGTTCCAACAACGGAGCAGAGAGAAAAATGGGTGAAGATGGCTAAAGAAATTGCCGAAAAAGGCAAGATTGCTATAAGAAACATCAGGCGTGATTTCATAAAGGAGGCTAAAGAACTTCAGAAAGAAGGGGAAATAACGGAAGACGACCTCAAGCGTTTTGAAGAAGATATTCAGAAGCTCACTAACAAGTATGTCGAAGAAATGGACCATCAATTCGAAAAGAAGAAGAAAGAAATAATGGAGTTCTGA
- a CDS encoding Cof-type HAD-IIB family hydrolase, giving the protein MIEVFAIDIDGTFIGTDGKVPPENIQALKMIEEEELKVFFASGRMLRSVVKFQSTKLGTTYPVIAYNGAVVWNGRNIIFSKTIDPEEAAEIVSYTLKEELYIQAYVDDELIVPHDCEKAREYAKHSGVSFRIEKDLSKFVSKNPPTKLLIIDTPEQVQRLKELYSARYTNLNVFRSFATYLDLLPEGVNKGIGLKVLCDDLHIAPEKVVAFGDNDNDVPLFEKAGFSVAVANATPAAIKAADVIAPTNDEGGFGKVAIRLIRLMK; this is encoded by the coding sequence ATGATAGAAGTTTTTGCAATAGACATAGATGGAACTTTCATAGGTACTGATGGAAAAGTTCCACCTGAAAATATTCAGGCGTTAAAGATGATTGAAGAAGAGGAACTGAAAGTATTCTTTGCTAGCGGGCGCATGCTCCGGTCTGTTGTTAAGTTTCAGTCTACGAAACTTGGCACAACCTACCCTGTTATTGCCTATAACGGTGCTGTTGTATGGAACGGAAGGAACATAATATTCAGCAAAACTATCGATCCAGAAGAAGCTGCAGAAATCGTTTCGTATACATTGAAAGAAGAACTATATATTCAGGCATACGTGGACGATGAACTAATTGTTCCCCATGATTGTGAAAAGGCTAGAGAATATGCAAAACATTCAGGTGTTAGCTTCAGGATCGAAAAGGATCTCTCAAAATTCGTGAGTAAGAATCCTCCAACAAAGCTGCTGATAATTGATACTCCAGAGCAGGTTCAAAGACTGAAAGAACTCTACTCAGCTAGATACACTAATTTGAACGTTTTCAGGTCTTTCGCCACATATCTTGATTTACTTCCAGAAGGTGTGAATAAAGGCATTGGCCTGAAGGTGCTTTGTGATGATTTGCATATAGCTCCAGAAAAAGTTGTCGCCTTTGGTGATAATGATAATGACGTACCCCTTTTTGAAAAAGCGGGTTTCTCTGTTGCGGTGGCTAACGCAACTCCAGCAGCCATAAAAGCCGCCGATGTGATAGCACCTACCAATGATGAGGGCGGTTTTGGAAAAGTGGCAATAAGACTAATCAGGCTCATGAAGTAA
- the secD gene encoding protein translocase subunit SecD, translating into MRANQKRLIISVIILILALLPLLIPRGGAEGETFLSKIAANIKLGLDIKGGALLEYQMVTQAPKEELNSLADRVVEVLRRRLDSAGFTEATVEKVTAKIEYGQNIPPIRVRVEIPGITDIEKAERLIGSTGKLYFADVLAIETGEATPQIPSDLLFEVSKRKLQGAEPYWLKDIHFGKLENGVRNQTWYLISPRVLVGTQYIELNGSSVNEAQPGVNPKPRPGQGKFMVTLRFNSEGANTFYKITAEKANYPSGDIKNRLAIVLDDRVIIAPGVDEPISGGSAIITGLQTIDEAKEVAILVGSGNLPVELAPFNKQILSPTLGKDIIMGALWAGIAGVIIVMIYMVIFYGVMGLVADVALIYNSILLFGMLSASGAILTLPGIAGIILTIGTTVDGNVLIYERIKEELRLGKTPENAIDSAFSKVFWTIFDANLTTIIAGLVLLYFGTGTVKGFAVTLILGVLGAMFTNLVVSRTMLTGMSKGIKPSRYVKEARARGGEVR; encoded by the coding sequence ATGAGAGCAAACCAAAAAAGACTCATAATCAGTGTTATAATTCTGATCCTTGCTTTGCTGCCGCTCCTTATTCCACGTGGTGGAGCCGAAGGAGAAACCTTTCTATCAAAGATAGCAGCCAATATTAAACTCGGTCTTGATATCAAAGGTGGGGCATTGCTTGAGTACCAAATGGTTACACAAGCTCCAAAAGAAGAACTGAATTCTCTTGCAGATAGAGTGGTGGAGGTTCTCAGACGGAGACTTGATTCCGCTGGTTTCACTGAAGCAACCGTTGAAAAAGTGACAGCGAAGATCGAATATGGTCAGAACATACCACCTATAAGGGTCAGAGTTGAGATCCCGGGAATAACAGATATTGAAAAAGCAGAACGCTTGATAGGAAGTACCGGTAAACTTTACTTTGCAGATGTTCTGGCTATTGAGACCGGTGAAGCCACACCACAGATTCCCTCCGATCTGCTTTTTGAGGTCAGTAAGAGAAAGCTTCAGGGAGCAGAACCATACTGGCTTAAAGACATTCACTTCGGAAAACTCGAAAACGGCGTTAGAAACCAGACCTGGTATCTCATAAGTCCGCGGGTACTCGTGGGGACCCAGTACATTGAACTCAATGGAAGTTCTGTTAATGAAGCACAACCTGGTGTCAATCCCAAGCCGAGACCTGGTCAGGGAAAATTCATGGTCACCCTGAGATTCAACAGCGAAGGTGCTAACACTTTCTATAAGATAACAGCAGAAAAAGCAAATTACCCTTCGGGAGATATAAAAAACAGACTCGCTATTGTCCTTGATGATAGGGTTATTATCGCTCCCGGGGTAGATGAACCAATTTCAGGAGGTAGTGCGATCATCACTGGACTGCAGACCATCGACGAAGCGAAGGAAGTTGCTATACTCGTTGGCAGTGGAAACCTTCCCGTCGAACTGGCCCCGTTCAATAAACAGATACTTTCTCCAACACTGGGAAAGGATATAATTATGGGTGCTCTTTGGGCTGGCATAGCTGGTGTCATAATAGTTATGATCTACATGGTAATTTTCTATGGAGTTATGGGACTTGTAGCTGATGTGGCTCTGATTTACAACAGCATCTTGCTTTTTGGTATGCTCTCTGCTTCTGGGGCGATACTTACCCTACCTGGTATAGCCGGTATCATTCTTACGATTGGTACAACAGTTGATGGCAACGTGCTGATATATGAGAGGATCAAGGAAGAACTCAGACTTGGAAAGACACCAGAAAACGCCATAGACAGCGCTTTTAGCAAGGTTTTCTGGACAATATTTGATGCGAACCTCACGACTATCATAGCCGGCCTTGTCCTCCTTTATTTCGGTACGGGTACAGTAAAAGGTTTTGCAGTGACTCTCATATTGGGTGTATTAGGTGCTATGTTCACCAACCTTGTGGTCTCGAGGACAATGCTTACCGGTATGTCAAAAGGCATAAAACCATCAAGATATGTTAAAGAGGCCCGTGCCAGAGGAGGCGAGGTAAGATGA
- a CDS encoding PAS domain S-box protein, producing MNNKTKLERFFKNNGGVLLLEMLSRYRIVLVGRGQRDARRLIDAFSTKFDIRYTEDISEDLWFFSDLIIFDFINEELISRARKEKTNYLFLIGNENDVKKYDLKEEEYVLKGPGYLHYLSNIVFNMLKNRSLRQTLEFEREKYSTLVNNMGCGMIVLRRDGKIIFSNSSAKSILGYSDRELANLNIKDVLPEESVVNKILKGDILNNQECILLNAFSDERTVTLNSSTSLYGAERVIQVTFMDITTQRKNEKLIEFQFNFLDNIEEIALAVNSRGDIVYLNKFAAKSHGYELQEMLGTPEKNYVKQHSRYLKSKSYALRTTGSWIGREIRLRKDGSYFIVEARRKLLKTSKGDFELMVGRDVTARHEMERKLKLHSLLLNNVREIVLAIDSSHHIIYMNKTAEDFFKISSRKALGKKMEELPSTLLKQLLGRIMPLCTETSSGKLVEIEEERGTKIMIQFVSQCVKEKGRVVGYVITGKDISGIYYILPSLKSRAELLEKLFNPAVATDLKGQILYANASWLETFKLDDVNSIIGLKLVPTFLRVSNKVCKDVNRILENNGYISFDELTFVDRNGDIFKAPLAIIRLRDRTGFFVADISIVMKNRIKT from the coding sequence ATGAATAACAAAACCAAGTTAGAACGATTCTTCAAAAACAATGGGGGGGTTCTTCTGTTAGAAATGCTTTCGCGTTATCGCATAGTTCTCGTTGGGAGAGGCCAACGCGACGCTCGTAGACTGATTGATGCCTTTTCTACGAAATTTGATATCCGCTATACGGAAGATATCAGTGAAGACCTCTGGTTTTTTTCTGACCTGATTATTTTCGATTTCATCAATGAAGAGCTCATTTCACGTGCGAGAAAAGAAAAGACAAATTACCTTTTCCTGATCGGCAATGAAAACGACGTAAAAAAATACGACTTGAAAGAAGAAGAATACGTTCTCAAAGGGCCGGGGTATCTGCACTATTTGAGTAATATCGTGTTTAACATGTTAAAGAACAGAAGCTTAAGACAAACACTGGAATTTGAAAGAGAAAAGTACAGTACACTCGTGAATAACATGGGATGTGGTATGATCGTCCTTCGTAGAGATGGAAAAATCATTTTCTCAAACAGCTCGGCAAAATCGATACTCGGATATTCAGATAGAGAACTAGCTAACCTGAACATAAAGGATGTTCTACCTGAGGAAAGTGTCGTCAATAAAATTCTAAAGGGTGATATACTCAACAATCAGGAATGTATTCTTCTGAATGCTTTTTCTGATGAAAGAACTGTCACTCTGAATAGCTCGACGTCTCTATATGGAGCCGAAAGAGTCATTCAGGTCACTTTTATGGATATCACAACCCAGAGGAAAAACGAAAAACTGATTGAATTCCAATTTAATTTTCTCGATAATATCGAAGAGATAGCTCTGGCGGTGAATTCCAGAGGCGATATAGTTTATCTCAACAAGTTTGCAGCTAAAAGCCATGGCTATGAACTCCAGGAAATGCTTGGAACACCGGAAAAAAACTATGTCAAGCAACATTCCAGATATTTGAAGAGCAAAAGCTATGCTTTGCGCACAACAGGAAGCTGGATAGGAAGGGAAATAAGGTTGAGAAAAGATGGTAGTTACTTCATTGTCGAAGCAAGAAGAAAACTGTTAAAGACATCAAAAGGTGACTTTGAACTTATGGTCGGTCGTGATGTAACTGCAAGACATGAAATGGAAAGAAAGCTCAAACTTCATTCTTTGCTTCTGAACAACGTAAGGGAAATTGTGCTTGCGATTGATAGTTCTCATCATATTATATATATGAACAAAACAGCGGAAGACTTTTTCAAAATAAGTTCTAGAAAAGCTCTGGGAAAGAAAATGGAAGAATTGCCATCAACGCTTCTAAAACAGCTATTGGGCAGGATCATGCCTCTATGTACTGAAACATCTTCCGGAAAGCTCGTTGAAATCGAGGAGGAGCGTGGCACGAAGATAATGATTCAGTTTGTTTCTCAGTGTGTAAAAGAAAAAGGAAGGGTTGTAGGTTACGTTATTACGGGCAAAGATATAAGCGGTATTTACTATATACTCCCGAGTTTAAAGAGTCGAGCCGAACTTCTTGAAAAGCTTTTCAACCCCGCTGTTGCAACCGATCTCAAAGGTCAGATTCTATACGCAAATGCAAGCTGGTTAGAGACCTTTAAGCTCGATGATGTCAATAGCATAATTGGCTTGAAATTGGTTCCAACTTTCCTACGAGTTTCCAACAAGGTGTGCAAAGACGTTAACAGGATCCTCGAAAACAATGGATACATAAGTTTTGATGAATTGACCTTCGTTGACAGGAACGGTGACATATTCAAAGCCCCTTTGGCGATTATAAGGCTTCGTGATAGAACGGGCTTCTTCGTCGCTGATATCAGTATAGTTATGAAGAACAGGATTAAAACCTGA
- a CDS encoding isoprenyl transferase, with translation MKVPEHVAIIMDGNGRWAKQRGLNRVEGHKVGAKVAEDVSKWCADLGIKYLTLYAFSTENWKRPEEEIKFLFRLMVEYLGERLEMLLKESVKLRFMGRVEELNEETKQFCRQIEEKTAECNRLNLIVALNYGGRAEIVDAVNKIINEKLVNIDENTIRKHLYLPNVPDPDLIIRTSGEKRLSNFLLWQSSYSELYFTEVLWPDFSRENFIEALEEYSRRKRRYGAVIDNEK, from the coding sequence ATGAAAGTTCCCGAACACGTGGCTATTATAATGGATGGGAACGGTCGCTGGGCAAAGCAAAGGGGTCTAAATCGTGTCGAAGGACACAAAGTCGGCGCAAAAGTGGCTGAAGATGTTTCAAAATGGTGTGCAGATCTTGGTATTAAATATCTCACTTTGTATGCCTTTTCCACCGAGAACTGGAAACGTCCGGAAGAAGAAATCAAATTTCTCTTCCGCCTAATGGTTGAGTACCTCGGTGAGCGATTGGAGATGCTCTTGAAAGAATCCGTCAAACTACGCTTTATGGGTAGAGTCGAGGAACTGAATGAGGAAACAAAGCAGTTTTGCAGGCAAATCGAGGAGAAAACCGCAGAGTGCAACAGGTTAAATCTCATAGTTGCTCTAAATTACGGTGGAAGAGCTGAAATTGTTGATGCTGTCAACAAAATTATAAACGAAAAGCTTGTAAATATAGATGAAAATACCATCAGAAAACATCTGTATCTACCCAATGTGCCAGACCCGGACCTTATAATCCGGACCTCCGGTGAAAAGAGATTGAGCAACTTTTTGCTCTGGCAGAGTTCTTACAGTGAATTGTATTTCACCGAGGTACTCTGGCCTGATTTTTCTAGAGAAAATTTTATTGAGGCGTTAGAAGAGTATTCTAGAAGAAAACGCAGGTATGGAGCTGTGATAGATAATGAAAAATAA
- a CDS encoding phospholipase D-like domain-containing protein, producing the protein MKTLYATVLIFLTVTAVSITIRYYPSERFSLTETIIEFLDTAESTVLFVSYSFDEPLVMEKLNKLSKEGLHVEGIVDDSSVFRTLALNPSFKLLCDSSPALIHSKFMVIDDRIGIISTGNFTTSGLDEDSNIILYFESEDIALGLMEFYRAIKKGVKAEGFQYSNFSFYLTPIEGVNELILKKLSDAKESIYFMCYAFTDPRFLAVLKYKASYGVKVKGVVDDWNMSSSPIYEYFSTGIGFRMNMEKWLLHDKTVIVDEKIVITGSANFTRSAWNRNRELVVIIESKEIANQFMKHFNYLWEVSTYDNQTGTGAN; encoded by the coding sequence ATGAAAACACTATATGCGACGGTTTTAATTTTTTTGACCGTTACAGCTGTTTCAATAACGATAAGATATTATCCTTCAGAAAGGTTTTCTCTGACGGAAACCATAATTGAGTTTCTCGACACAGCGGAGAGTACAGTGTTATTCGTCTCCTACTCTTTTGATGAACCCCTTGTGATGGAAAAACTTAATAAACTCTCAAAGGAAGGACTTCATGTTGAAGGTATCGTTGATGATTCTTCGGTATTCCGTACACTCGCTCTTAATCCCAGCTTTAAATTGCTATGCGATTCATCACCAGCGTTGATCCATTCAAAATTCATGGTGATAGACGATCGCATTGGAATTATTTCAACGGGGAATTTTACTACAAGTGGGCTGGACGAAGATTCGAATATTATTCTTTACTTCGAATCAGAAGATATTGCCTTAGGACTCATGGAATTCTATCGTGCAATCAAAAAAGGCGTTAAAGCAGAGGGATTTCAGTATTCCAACTTTTCCTTCTATTTAACACCGATTGAGGGTGTGAATGAATTGATCTTAAAGAAACTGAGTGACGCAAAAGAAAGTATATATTTCATGTGTTACGCCTTCACAGATCCAAGATTCCTGGCTGTTTTAAAATATAAGGCCAGTTATGGTGTTAAAGTCAAAGGAGTTGTGGATGACTGGAATATGTCAAGTTCACCCATTTATGAGTATTTTTCAACGGGAATTGGGTTTAGGATGAACATGGAAAAATGGCTTTTGCATGACAAAACTGTTATTGTCGACGAAAAAATCGTTATTACCGGATCTGCGAATTTTACAAGGAGTGCGTGGAACAGAAATAGGGAACTGGTTGTTATAATTGAATCGAAGGAAATCGCGAACCAGTTCATGAAACACTTCAACTATCTTTGGGAGGTCAGTACTTATGATAATCAGACTGGGACTGGCGCAAATTGA
- a CDS encoding NAD+ synthase, with protein MIIRLGLAQIDITVGDITGNVEKILTYLNKAKANDIDILVFPELTITGYPPEDLLLRLDFVKENLKALESVAAATKGMETLIFLGFVDFDGELYNSAAILKNGEILGRYHKMHLPNYSVFDEKRYFSPGNKPVLIEHRELKIGVNICEDLWVPSGPINDQSIAGANLIVNLSASPFSSGKWRSRLDLLLTRAMEYSSIIAYCNVVGGQDELVFDGRSTVATPEGKCYVGKAFEEELFVVDVDPFVSTRYNLYEGKRKGYPRLSEVESLNVVIPSKSEAEILPQVTFGEVCWEEEVFQALVLGLRDYVRKNGFEKVALGLSGGMDSSLVACIASEALGSENVIGVLMPSEYTSRESIDDAVQLAENLGINKLTIPIKGVYHSYLESLSSVFKNTKPDVTEENIQARIRGNYLMALSNKFGWLVLVTGNKSEIATGYATLYGDMAGGLAVIKDVYKTEVYALARYFNEIKGKEIIPERVFSKAPSAELRPDQRDQDTLPPYDILDGILKLYIEEGFSQNEIAEHGYDPEMVNYTLKLLRRNEYKRKQGAPGIKISRRAFGKDWRMPITNGYRR; from the coding sequence ATGATAATCAGACTGGGACTGGCGCAAATTGATATCACCGTTGGCGATATTACTGGAAATGTGGAAAAAATTCTCACTTATCTCAACAAAGCAAAAGCAAACGATATAGATATTCTCGTATTTCCGGAATTGACAATCACTGGTTATCCACCAGAAGATCTGCTGTTGAGGCTGGATTTTGTCAAGGAAAATTTGAAGGCTCTAGAAAGCGTTGCAGCGGCAACAAAGGGGATGGAGACGCTGATCTTTCTTGGGTTTGTAGATTTTGATGGCGAACTTTATAACTCAGCGGCGATACTGAAAAACGGTGAAATTCTTGGCAGATACCACAAAATGCACCTCCCAAATTACTCCGTTTTTGACGAGAAGAGGTACTTTTCACCAGGAAACAAGCCTGTGTTGATAGAGCACAGAGAATTAAAAATAGGCGTTAATATTTGTGAGGATCTTTGGGTCCCTTCCGGACCGATAAACGATCAGAGCATCGCAGGAGCAAACCTTATAGTGAACCTCTCAGCTTCCCCATTTAGTTCAGGAAAGTGGCGCTCACGCCTTGACCTGTTACTCACCCGTGCAATGGAATATTCTTCTATTATTGCTTATTGCAATGTTGTTGGAGGACAGGATGAGTTGGTTTTTGACGGGCGAAGTACAGTCGCCACACCCGAAGGAAAATGCTACGTTGGTAAAGCCTTTGAGGAAGAGCTATTTGTTGTGGATGTGGACCCCTTCGTGTCAACAAGGTATAACTTATATGAGGGGAAGCGCAAAGGATATCCCAGATTATCTGAGGTGGAGTCACTCAACGTAGTCATTCCAAGCAAATCTGAAGCGGAGATTCTACCACAGGTGACTTTTGGTGAAGTTTGTTGGGAGGAAGAAGTATTTCAGGCACTTGTACTGGGACTCAGGGATTATGTAAGGAAAAACGGTTTTGAAAAAGTGGCACTTGGGCTTAGCGGTGGGATGGATTCTTCCCTGGTTGCTTGTATCGCCTCTGAGGCATTGGGAAGTGAAAACGTTATAGGTGTCCTTATGCCATCGGAGTATACATCACGGGAGAGCATAGACGATGCTGTGCAGCTGGCAGAAAATCTTGGTATCAACAAACTTACCATACCCATTAAAGGGGTATATCATTCGTATCTCGAATCCCTTAGTTCTGTGTTTAAAAATACGAAACCTGATGTAACCGAAGAAAATATTCAGGCCAGAATCCGTGGTAATTATCTAATGGCTCTTTCAAACAAATTTGGCTGGCTGGTTTTAGTAACCGGTAACAAGAGCGAAATCGCCACGGGATATGCCACCCTGTATGGTGACATGGCCGGTGGGTTGGCGGTTATTAAAGATGTTTACAAAACAGAAGTCTATGCGCTTGCCAGATACTTCAATGAAATTAAAGGTAAAGAAATAATTCCGGAAAGAGTCTTTTCAAAAGCCCCTTCGGCAGAGTTGAGACCTGATCAGAGAGATCAGGATACCCTTCCACCCTACGATATTCTTGATGGTATTCTGAAACTCTATATAGAAGAAGGTTTTTCCCAGAACGAAATCGCTGAACACGGCTATGATCCTGAGATGGTGAACTATACACTCAAGCTTCTACGTAGAAATGAATACAAAAGGAAACAGGGAGCTCCGGGAATAAAAATTTCGCGACGAGCATTTGGTAAAGACTGGCGAATGCCAATTACTAATGGATACAGGAGATAG
- a CDS encoding phosphatidate cytidylyltransferase, with amino-acid sequence MKNKELGIRLATGFLVGPFVVFCFINYYSLIGLVATVVMFASFEYINFSLKNSGHPILRLMYVGIITLTTVLYGLLLDKLNLLGDTKRRPELIFTLAFITIAVLTILLISDVRKAKIFVVNGSFSLIYISLCLSFFFPIYINFGPFVALMNLLMVWVFDAGAYFSGVRFGKLRISPSYSPKKSFEGAIGGYLLTVIFVWLYTLLVKAITPEFNLIGLEEIFLLPMVVAVFGTVGDITESAFKRYHNVKDSGNVLPGHGGMLDRIDGLLFVTPIFYIFMILLNT; translated from the coding sequence ATGAAAAATAAAGAACTCGGGATCAGATTGGCAACTGGCTTCCTGGTTGGTCCATTTGTTGTATTCTGCTTTATAAACTACTATTCGTTGATCGGCCTCGTTGCAACAGTTGTTATGTTTGCGAGTTTCGAATATATAAATTTCAGCCTTAAAAACAGCGGACATCCAATTCTACGATTGATGTATGTCGGTATCATCACATTAACGACGGTACTCTATGGCCTTTTATTGGACAAACTCAATTTGCTTGGTGACACGAAGCGACGGCCTGAACTTATTTTCACCCTCGCATTCATCACGATCGCTGTGCTGACTATCCTCTTAATCAGCGACGTCAGAAAGGCCAAAATTTTTGTTGTGAACGGATCATTCTCGCTCATTTATATTTCCCTTTGCCTTTCCTTTTTCTTTCCTATTTACATAAATTTCGGCCCATTTGTCGCATTGATGAATCTTCTCATGGTATGGGTATTCGATGCTGGAGCTTATTTCAGCGGAGTGAGATTCGGGAAATTGAGAATATCTCCTTCATACAGCCCCAAAAAAAGCTTTGAAGGAGCTATAGGTGGTTATCTGTTAACAGTCATTTTTGTATGGTTGTACACTCTGTTGGTCAAAGCAATAACTCCTGAATTCAACCTAATAGGACTTGAAGAGATCTTCCTTTTACCTATGGTAGTTGCTGTTTTTGGTACTGTAGGTGACATTACTGAATCCGCTTTCAAAAGGTATCATAATGTGAAAGATTCAGGAAATGTACTACCTGGACACGGGGGCATGTTGGACAGGATCGATGGATTGCTCTTTGTAACGCCGATTTTTTACATATTCATGATATTGCTAAACACCTGA